One stretch of Lucilia cuprina isolate Lc7/37 chromosome 6, ASM2204524v1, whole genome shotgun sequence DNA includes these proteins:
- the LOC111681927 gene encoding uncharacterized protein LOC111681927, whose product MKFNEPVSGSPVVTPLKISSVLGQKLAKVEPMQKNDLLENGGGAAAAAANDEDFDNSPDDDEDSTKDEDVALTTAAAAAYAKENIKLEADVGEGGGSVGGGIVADGNVGGVDNDTAETEEESNAGGKKKGVRKKRSINWEEAERSLLVEVIKPKVDFVENKAVDAKSIKSKRMAWLHVTKQFNSLNFRHRSLEQIQVQWRSMKNLAKKEYQQKHPKSTASQLEGLQMLEFMEEMQKEPIMGGTRSQTRNSTIQNSLKKELPDDMEDEEEDTPLAALPNALLNHSNSEDTQPTSTLALPSPPTSAESHHLEYQQQQQEQLMEVNNIRMKKKKSLPKIKQKLTKTKSPLLSSKLQEKSSSGGGIGLKIKRQKCETSTSSSSLTDVSTTGIMLNSMSNVNTSYHTTDSKTANNTVSLTSTNLNTPPLSPPICLDEKYKKQLFDLIKRARLAEIDFARKEHEQKLRFEQQEQELKLRYMAEIHEQRMRFCLQEHEARMRVFATAAQATNTTLPASNNEI is encoded by the exons ATGAAATTTAATGAACCAGTTAGTGGTAGTCCTGTAGTAACACCTCTTAAAATATCCTCCGTATTGGGACAGAAATTGGCGAAGGTGGAGCCAAtgcaaaaaaatgatttattagaGAATGGTGGCGGTGCTGCGGCCGCTGCTGCAAACGATGAAGATTTTGATAATTCTCCAGACGATGATGAAGATTCTACGAAAGATGAAGATGTTGCTTTAACGACTGCAGCTGCTGCTGCATatgcaaaagaaaatattaagttaGAGGCGGATGTGGGAGAGGGTGGTGGCAGTGTTGGCGGTGGCATTGTGGCAGATGGCAATGTTGGAGGTGTTGATAATGATACAGCCGAAACAGAAGAAGAATCGAATGCTGGTGGCAAAAAGAAAGGTGTACGAAAAAAACGTTCTATTAATTGGGAGGAAGCGGAAAGG AGCCTTCTTGTGGAGGTTATTAAACCAAAAGTTGATTTTGTGGAAAATAAAGCTGTTGATGCAAAAAGTATCAAGTCTAAACGTATGGCTTGGTTGCATGTAACCAAACA atttaattctttaaattttcgacATCGTTCATTGGAACAAATACAAGTACAGTGGCGTAGTATGAAAAATTTAGCCAAAAAAGAATATCAACAAAAACATCCCAAGAGTACAGCCTCACAGCTGGAGGGTTTACAAATGTTGGAATTTATGGAGGAAATGCAAAAGGAACCCATAATGGGCGGCACACGCAGTCAGACACGCAACTCGACAATACAAAATTCGCTTAAAAAAGAATTGCCTGACGATATGGAAGATGAAGAGGAGGATACACCGTTGGCGGCATTACCCAATGCTCTATTGAATCACAGCAATAGTGAAGATACACAACCAACATCAACATTAGCACTACCATCACCGCCCACCTCAGCAGAATCACATCACTTGGAAtaccagcagcaacaacaagaacaattaatggaagttaataatattagaatgaaaaagaaaaaatctctaCCGAAAATCAAGCAGAAGCTTACTAAAACCAAAAGTCCTTTATTAAGTTCCAAATTGCAGGAGAAATCCTCCTCAGGTGGAGGTATAGGTTTAAAAATCAAACGACAAAAGTGTGAAACCTCAACATCATCTTCCTCCTTGACAGATGTTTCCACCACTGGCATTATGTTGAATTCTATGTCTAATGTTAATACCAGCTATCATACCACCGATTCAAAAACCGCCAATAACACAGTGTCCCTTACCTCCACCAACCTAAATACACCGCCACTTTCTCCTCCCATCTGCTTAgatgaaaagtataaaaaacaattatttgatCTAATAAAACGAGCACGTTTGGCTGAAATAGATTTTGCCCGTAAAGAACACGAGCAAAAGTTACGCTTTGAACAGCAAGAGCAGGAACTCAAATTACGTTATATGGCCGAAATTCATGAACAACGAATGCGTTTTTGTTTGCAAGAACATGAAGCTCGCATGCGAGTTTTCGCCACCGCTGCACAGGCTACAAATACAACGCTCCCTGCTAGCAACAAcgaaatataa